One genomic segment of Fundulus heteroclitus isolate FHET01 chromosome 10, MU-UCD_Fhet_4.1, whole genome shotgun sequence includes these proteins:
- the LOC118564418 gene encoding uncharacterized protein LOC118564418 — protein sequence MTLAEERELEVVKGGLTYVGADDHSDSPHWHARYPWLMDPSTLPNNRKAVEGTFLRTERQLAKEPQWKKAYSAQVHEMVDRRAAKKLTKEDLANWNGPVWYISHLIAPNPHSVTTPVRLVWNSSQKYKGQSLNDFLMKGPDVLNPIRAVLLKFRQGSFAALGDVRKMYNSVWLEEREVHLHRFLWRDSEGDELEQYAVSRVNIGDKPAGCIAQLAMRETANLPQFNHLTEEWQVLNEHIYVDDILTSHNCRERLEVITKNVELILKAGGFALKPWIFSGQGKGEREKASPNIVVLPNQLKEEDNKALGLGYIVDEDMLHVMVRVNFSRRKKKMRLGQDLLLEEVRTQTPDPLTRRELLSQVAGLYDPVGLATPSKQRGAILVRRAFQEAKPKCSMVKDTWDLPLSDELRKDAIGIFEEYVQLSKVRFPRALTPPKATTEPVAVTFSDGSESSYGAVLYLRWNCNKQLTIRLVESKAKLTPLDQKGDAVKAELCGAVFACRLKKYFEQHTQIQIKRWYHLLDSQTVLGAIQRESYGFQTFFANRIGEIQESTRLQDWWWIPGPLNIADIITRGAGPKELDAHSEWQQGPEFLHLPESEWPVMSSKDVSVTARESINNMQKKSFVAALTRAQAKKSLPSLVGRLPAGAAVLNLVSERRFSSLKCLIKTVAFIWRAAKKFASATKSIENPKWEAIPTKGVITATERQEAIRDIYLAAQEGVTFPATTTDRLVVYREPESGLLVCGGRIHGFREDGAAVPLLPCNAWVSTLLAREAHDEGHESVAATLLKPHRNGAAEAAVRILKKALQSLGNNTGLSYSELQTTLQLAANLANECPIDARVQSHEESVQYVSPNTLLLGRASPSGEIRTFDFANYPYKRLREMQNQVNKFWRSWSQLAGPNLFLRSKWHTLHRNVAIGDIVWLCDQNAVRGQFKLGRVVSVNPDAKGIVRDVNVKVVQSSCLPVTKPTLNRPSAKVLKEATQTTVLHRDVRRLVVLLPVEDQTRS from the exons ATGACTCTGGCAGAAGAAAGGGAGCTGGAAGTTGTAAAGGGTGGCCTGACTTATGTTGGTGCTGATGACCACAGTGATAGCCCACACTGGCATGCAAGATATCCATGGCTCATGGACCCATCTACATTGCCAAACAACAGAAAAGCAGTGGAGGGAACCTTCCTCAGAACAGAGAGACAGCTCGCCAAAGAACCGCAGTGGAAAAAAGCCTACAGTGCTCAAGTTCATGAAATGGTTGACCGCCGGGCTGCAAAAAAGCTGACCAAAGAGGATCTAGCCAACTGGAATGGACCTGTCTGGTATATTAGTCATCTTATAGCACCCAACCCCCACTCTGTTACAACTCCAGTAAGACTTGTCTGGAATAGCAGTCAGAAGTACAAAGGCCAGAGTCTCAATGACTTTCTAATGAAAGGCCCTGACGTTCTCAACCCGATCCGAGCTGTCCTCCTCAAGTTCCGCCAAGGCTCCTTCGCCGCTCTAGGAGACGTCAGGAAAATGTATAATTCTGTGTGGCTTGAGGAGAGGGAAGTCCATCTACACCGGTTCTTGTGGCGTGATTCAGAGGGTGATGAGCTAGAACAGTACGCCGTAAGCAGAGTGAATATTGGGGACAAACCAGCTGGTTGCATAGCACAACTTGCCATGAGGGAGACCGCTAACCTGCCTCAATTCAACCACCTCACAGAAGAATGGCAAGTATTAAATGAGCATATCTACGTCGATGACATCTTAACATCCCACAACTGCCGTGAAAGACTTGAAGTCATCACAAAGAATGTGGAGCTAATTCTAAAAGCAGGAGGGTTTGCATTGAAGCCTTGGATCTTCTCAGGTCAAGGTAAAGGAGAACGAGAAAAGGCATCACCAAATATTGTTGTCCTGCCGAACCAGCTTAAGGAGGAAGACAACAAGGCGCTGGGTCTCGGCTACATTGTGGATGAAGACATGTTGCATGTCATGGTGAGGGTCAACTTCTCCAGGcgaaagaaaaagatgagacttGGGCAAGACTTGCTGCTAGAAGAAGTACGAACGCAGACACCAGACCCGCTGACAAGACGTGAACTGTTGAGTCAAGTTGCTGGTTTGTATGACCCAGTTGGCCTGGCAACACCATCAAAACAAAGAGGGGCTATCTTGGTCCGAAGGGCATTCCAAGAGGCAAAACCAAAGTGTAGCATGGTCAAGGACACATGGGACCTTCCTCTGTCAGATGAGCTCCGCAAAGATGCTATTGGAATTTTTGAGGAGTACGTCCAGCTAAGCAAAGTAAGGTTCCCAAGAGCCCTTACTCCACCAAAGGCAACAACTGAACCAGTCGCTGTCACTTTTTCAGATGGCAGTGAAAGCTCCTATGGTGCTGTCCTCTACCTGCGGTGGAACTGTAACAAACAATTAACAATTCGACTAGTGGAATCAAAAGCAAAGCTGACACCTTTAGACCAGAAGGGGGATGCGGTCAAAGCAGAACTTTGCGGTGCAGTTTTTGCATGCCGGCTGAAAAAGTACTTTGAACAGCATACCCAGATCCAGATAAAAAGGTGGTACCATTTGTTAGACAGTCAGACTGTTCTTGGAGCTATCCAGCGTGAAAGCTATGGATTTCAGACTTTCTTTGCCAATAGAATTGGAGAGATCCAAGAAAGCACACGGCTACAGGACTGGTGGTGGATCCCTGGACCACTCAACATAGCCGACATTATCACTAGAGGAGCTGGGCCAAAGGAACTTGATGCCCATTCAGAGTGGCAGCAAGGGCCAGAGTTTCTACATCTTCCAGAGAGCGAGTGGCCAGTTATGTCGTCAAAAGATGTGTCTGTGACAGCTCGAGAAAGCATTAACAATATGCAAAAGAAGTCATTTGTGGCAGCACTCACAAGAGCCCAAGCGAAAAAAAGTCTTCCAAGTCTTGTGGGACGACTTCCTGCTGGTGCAGCTGTCCTAAACTTGGTGAGTGAGAGGCGCTTTAGTAGCCTAAAGTGTCTAATCAAGACTGTTGCTTTTATCTGGAGAGCCGCCAAAAAGTTTGCATCTGCAACAAAGTCCATTGAGAACCCAAAGTGGGAGGCGATTCCCACAAAAGGAGTTATCACCGCCACAGAACGTCAAGAAGCAATAAGAGACATCTATCTTGCTGCTCAAGAAGGGGTGACGTTCCCAGCTACCACTACGGACCGCTTGGTTGTGTACAGAGAACCAGAATCTGGGTTACTAGTTTGCGGTGGGAGAATCCATGGCTTCAGGGAGGATGGCGCTGCAGTTCCCCTTCTGCCTTGTAATGCATGGGTCTCTACTTTATTGGCACGGGAGGCGCACGATGAGGGTCATGAAAGTGTGGCTGCAACCCTGCTGAA ACCTCACCGAAATGGGGCTGCTGAAGCCGCTGTCCGCATTCTCAAGAAGGCACTCCAGAGCCTGGGCAACAACACTGGCCTCAGCTACAGCGAGCTTCAGACAACACTACAACTTGCTGCAAACCTTGCCAACGAATGCCCAATAGACGCCAGGGTGCAGAGCCATGAAGAAAGCGTGCAGTATGTGTCACCCAACACACTTCTCCTGGGCCGAGCCTCTCCAAGCGGTGAGATCAGaacatttgactttgcaaacTACCCTTATAAGAGACTCAGAGAAATGCAGAACCAGGTCAACAAGTTCTGGAGGTCTTGGAGCCAGCTTGCCGGCCCAAACTTATTTCTGAGAAGTAAATGGCACACTCTGCATCGCAACGTTGCTATCGGAGATATTGTCTGGTTGTGCGACCAAAATGCAGTGAGGGGCCAATTCAAGCTAGGACGGGTGGTGAGCGTAAATCCAGATGCTAAGGGCATTGTTCGGGACGTAAACGTCAAAGTGGTCCAAAGCTCCTGCCTTCCTGTCACGAAACCCACACTAAATCGGCCATCCGCCAAAGTCCTGAAAGAAGCTACCCAAACCACGGTTCTGCACAGAGATGTTCGACGCCTGGTTGTCTTACTACCAGTTGAGGACCAAACTCGGAGCTGA